In Oryza brachyantha chromosome 1, ObraRS2, whole genome shotgun sequence, the following are encoded in one genomic region:
- the LOC102705587 gene encoding uncharacterized protein LOC102705587, with product MPPPPPPPPPPPAPHPPLSAQRLPLPPAASPPASLLLAPRPSPSSALALLFPDSSARLFPSLPAPSPAAPPAPTSVPSPLAAAACFALLLPSSHLLFLSAHPSPSSPAVHLRAYSLASGRFSPAPLSLKRQASASGLPLHALPFGLGVRLAGGVNAVALLSLSAGQIWVFAPRMAADGRTVELHKCAVIELETLRPVYSMEIAMGRLLLGEAGGLRVFPLQGLMKSGTEREGRKDGGGAAVKKSIYKKNGIRNGFIVPIGHVSGDEGGKGGAVSTCKLTTLRVKQTSGSYGSFFSSFSSKDHHYSQGGIEVSKVEKVVSIHPLSKDKFMVLDSAGVLHVFNLQNKDLFSEATSKRYSGSRTYCLDNAMKVQLFAVFPSSSTKTQIFWVSDGGHSIHIMSVIDAEPPNSENGGGDGKIELTTIKLTAIEAIFTSEKVQDIVPISKDSVLILGQGNIFLYGTA from the exons atgccgcccccgcccccgcctccgcctccgcctccggcgccTCACCCTCCTCTCAGCGCCcagcgcctccctctcccgcccGCGGCCTCGCCTCCCGCCTCGCTCCTCCTCGCGCCGCGCCCCTCCCCATCCAGCGCGCTCGCGCTCCTCTTCCCGGACTCCTCCGCGCGCCTCTTCCCCTCCCTGCCCGCCCCTAgccccgccgccccgcccgcgCCCACCTCCGTCCCGtccccgctcgccgccgccgcctgcttcgCGCTCCTGCTGCCCTCCTCCCacctccttttcctctccgcgcacccgtccccctcctccccaGCGGTTCACCTCCGCGCCTACTCCCTCGCCTCCGGCCGCTTCTCCCCCGCCCCGCTCTCCCTCAAGCGCCAGGCCTCGGCCTCCGGCCTGCCCCTGCACGCCCTCCCGTTCGGCCTCGGcgtccgcctcgccggcggggtCAACGCCGTGGCTCtgctctccctctccgccgGACAGATCTGGGTGTTCGCCCCAAGGATGGCTGCGGACGGGCGTACGGTGGAGTTGCACAAGTGCGCGGTCATCGAGCTCGAGACGTTGCGGCCGGTGTACTCTATGGAGATTGCCATGGGGAGGCTGCTCCTCGGTGAGGCTGGTGGTTTGCGCGTGTTCCCGCTACAAGGTTTGATGAAGAGTGGGACagagagggaagggaggaaggACGGTGGAGGGGCAGCAGTAAAGAAGAGCATCTACAAGAAGAATGGAATTCGGAATGGTTTTATCGTGCCAATTGGGCATGTCAGTGGCGACGAAGGTGGTAAAGGAGGAGCTGTTTCCACCT GTAAGCTGACAACTTTGAGAGTAAAACAGACTTCGGGCAGCTAtggttctttcttttcctcatTTAGTTCTAAGGATCATCATTACTCACAAGGTGGCATAGAAGTATCAAAAGTAGAGAAAGTTGTTTCAATTCATCCTCTCTCCAAGGACAAGTTTATGGTACTTGATTCAGCTGGAGTGTTACACGTCTTCAATCTTCAAAACAAAGATCTGTTCTCAGAAGCTACCAGCAAGAGATATAGTGGAAGTCGCACATACTGTTTGGACAATGCCATGAAAGTGCAGCTGTTTGCTGTCTTTCCAAGTAGCTCTACAA AGACACAAATCTTTTGGGTTTCAGATGGTGGGCATTCCATACACATAATGTCAGTGATTGATGCTGAACCCCCTAACAGTGAGAATGGAGGTGGTGATGGAAAAATTGAATTAACAACCATTAAGCTCACAG CTATTGAAGCAATCTTTACAAGTGAAAAGGTTCAGGACATTGTACCTATCTCCAAGGATTCAGTCCTTATCCTTGGTCAAG GCAACATTTTTTTGTATGGAACTGCTTGA